A region of the Peromyscus leucopus breed LL Stock chromosome X, UCI_PerLeu_2.1, whole genome shotgun sequence genome:
AAGAAGATTCTATTTTAGGTAATTCAGTGGCAGGAAGGTCGACTATCACAAGGAGGACAGAGGCCCCAAGAGACAGGGTGGGGGGTGACTAATTGACATGGGTATGAAGCGCAGCCTCATTTCCTATTTATTGTCTCTGGCCAGGTGGTGTGGCGGTACCTCCTGAACGTGTACCCAGATGGGCTGACAGGCCGTGAGCGGATGGACTACATGAAACGGAAGAGCCGAGAGTATGAGCAGCTCAAGAGCGAGTGGGCCCAGCGAGTGAACCCCGAGGACCTGGAATTCATCCGCAGCACAGTCCTCAAGGATGTGCTTCGTACAGACCGAGCCCATCCCTACTACGCGGGGCCCGAGGATGGCCCACACCTACGGGCCCTACATGACCTGCTCACCACCTATGCCGTTACCCATCCACAGGTGTCATACTGTCAGGGCATGAGTGACCTGGCGTCGCCCATCCTTGCTGTCATGGACCATGAGGGCCATgcctttgtgtgtttttgtggcATCATGAAGCGCCTGGCTGCCAACTTCCATCCTGATGGTCGTGCCATGGCCACCAAGTTTGCCCACCTCAAGCTGCTGTTGAGACATGCCGACCCAGACTTCTACCAGTATCTGCAAGAAGCAGGCGCTGATGACCTCTTTTTCTGTTACCGCTGGCTGCTGCTGGAGCTTAAGCGCGAGTTTGCCTTTGATGATGCTCTCCGAATGCTAGAGGTCACCTGGAGTTCACTGCCCCCTGACCCTCCTGAACATGAAGTGGAGCTTGTTGGACCTCCCAGCCAGGTGGCAGACACTGGCTTTGGTGGCCACAGGGGACGGCCAGTACGTCAGAGGCACATGCTAAGGCCTGCGGGTGGAGGAGGCGGTGCCTTTGAAGATGCTGTTGTCCACTTGGCTACATCCAGCCAGGGACCTAGTGGTGGGGGACGTCTCCTGAGACAAGCCAGCCTGGATGGTCTCCAGCAACTCAGGGATAACCTGGGCCCCAGGAAGGACTTTTTGGTCCAACTAGCCCACCCGGCTGCCCTCATCAGCTCTAAATCCCTCTCTGAGCCCTTGCTGAACTCCCCAGACCCACTCCTCTCCTCCTCGTCTCGGCCCGATTCCCCAtcttcctcatctcctccctccacccaggagGCCTCTCCTTCTGGTGACGTAGCTGTAGGATCCCCCTTGATGCAAGATACGGGTTCTCCCCGAGAGCCAGGGAAGTCCCTACCACCCCCCCCTCCAATgggccttcccccaccccaggagtTTGGCCGAGGGAACCCATTCATGCTCTTCCTCTGCCTGGCTATCCTACTGGAACACCGGGACCACATCATGCGCAATGGGCTGGATTACAATGAGCTAGCCATGCATTTTGACCGCCTGGTGCGGAAACACCATCTAGGGCGTGTCTTGCGCAGGGCCAAGGCTCTCTTTGCTGATTATCTGCAGTCGGAAGTGTGGGACTCTGAGGAGGGGGCTGAGGCCACAGCTCCATCTTGACCGTAACCCTTCCAGCTTTCCGACCCCAGTGGTACCCTATTCTTTGCATTGAGGGCCTACACACGAGACATTACTCCCTGCCTGCCATCCCTAGACATGTTGGAGCCTGGGGCCCTCTCTCCTGGGTTTGAGTGTGTGTGACTCActggtggcactgcccacagaggCGTGGCCtcttttctggtttggttttgtttctaaaCTATTCTTTGCACACACAAAGGTCACCGTGGCATGTCTATTTCTTTACTTCCTGGATGTTGTAGAAGTTACTGTGGGCTCTTTAGTGGATGGGACTGAAATAACTCAGTTGGTTTAGGGTGGCGCCTGCTTTCTCTACAAGACACAAGGAGAGTAGCTGTTGAAAACCAGTTATTGGTGAACCCGGCCCAGGGACTGCTCTAGAAAAGGCTAAatctgtttgtttggttgcttggttggtttttgggGTATATCTTTCTACCTGGAATATAAAGGTCTATTTGATAGCTGTGAATGTTatttcaggacaggcacaaaaagatgaggaagagagcaTTTCTAGCTCAAAAAAAGGCAAGATTTGTGCCAGatgtggcgcacgcctctaatcccagcactcagaaggcagaggcaggagaatctctgagtttgaggccagcctggtctacagagtgagttccaagtcagccagggctgttatatagagaaactctgtctcaaaaaaaaaaaaaaaaaaaaaagaaaaagaaaagagcctttaatcctagcactcaggaggtagagccaggcagatctctgtaagttcagggccagcctggtctacagagtgagatccaggacaggcacaaagctacacagagaaaccctgtctcgaaaaaaacaaaaattaaaaaaaaaataaataaaaaaagaaagaaaagaagaaagaggcaaGATTTACTACAAAAACTGGGAGTTTATGGCCTAAAGAGAGAAACATTAAGGTCACTCATCATTTCTAGGATCTAGACTCTTTGTGGACCTTCCAGTGCATGATGTTGGCAGCCCTGAGCAGGGGTCTAAGGTTTCTTGCTTTCCACATGCTTTGGAACCAGCTTATGGACTATGCCATGCCATGATTAGAGCCCTAAGCTAGGTTTCCAGCTGATGGACACCTGTCTTAACCATTTCAGCATATTGCCATTAATATGGATAAGAAAAATCAAGCACCGATAAAACTTGAACCCTATAAGAATTTGCCTAAGTATTTGCAAGATAATGATAAAAATGAGGTCCCTGGGGCTgagtggtggctcagtggtgaacaatattcattgctcttgcagaggacctgcattcagttcccagcaccaacatggtggctcagaaccatccataactccagttccagaggatccaactcccttctgacctctgtggccactaagcatgcacatggcatacatatatgcatgcaagaaaaacactcattcatataaaataaaactaaaaaaaaaaatcaggtcctTGATCAGGCTGCAGTGGTATGCACATAattcccagctacttgggagattaaaggagaatcacaagttcaagtctagcctgggctacggaggGAAAAATCTGTCTCTAAAACAGGCAATCCCTCTTCCCTACTTACCTCATCAGAATGTGGAGGAGCTTTCTCACAAGGAAACTGTCCTGTGCTAAGGATATGATAGATAGTAGATGAGCTAACTGGGGTCCCCGAGTCATGACCTAGCTGTGCAAGGTCTGACTAGAAGTTATGCTGCCAGAGATGATGGGACATCAAGGAaaagatctttttgttttgttttgtttgttttttcgagacagggattctctgtgtagctttgtgcctttcctggaactcactttggagaccaggctggcctcgaactcacaaagatccacctgcctctgcctctcgagtgctgggattaaaggcgtgcgccaccaccacccagctgaaaaaGATCTTCTTATctgttcccccacacacacacacattaccacgTAAAGCTGAGGGTGACCCTTAAAAGGTTCTTATCACCCCCAATGTTGGTGGAGAAGGATTAGTCACTTGAAGAGCAGGACAAAGGTATCTTTTTGTGTCCAGGGTATTCAAACACTGTGGATCTACCAAGTGCACACTGTAATAAAGGGTTTGGACTCCGTGGAAGCCATACATAAGAGTGTAAGGGCTTTCTGGGGACTTTATGTATTCCTTTTGTCAGTAACTAGCTGATACCCTATGGGGTATGCCCTATTATTAATGaattctgattttattatttaaagctgtcctggaacttgcttatgtagactggctggccccaaactcagagatccgcctgcctctgcctcctgagtgctgggattaaaggcgtgcgccaccatgattggctttaatgttaattttatgtgtatggttgttttgcctacatgtatgcctatgTACCACTATGTGCAagatgcttgcagaggccagaaaacggtatcagatcccctggaactggagttacagagagttgtgagctgccattggggtgctgggaaccaaacgtggCTCTTCTTAaaacaatgagccatctctccagctccaagtacTGATACTTAAGGGGTCATACAAGTCAGTTCTGTGTATGGACCTTTAGAATGCCAATGAATCCATTCTGTGAACAGGAGGCTTGGGCTCTGAAAGGCAGAAACCTTTACTTTTTCTCTAGGATACTTGGACCTTCTGGTCCATTCCAAGATGGCAAAAGATATAAGCCGCTGAACCCGCTGGGAGAAACTCCAGAGGAAAACACAGGTTCCAGGGCTgacaagagggctcagtgggtaaaggcgcttaccaccaagcctgagaaGCTGCATTTGAGCCCCAGGCCccatatggtagaaagagagaactgactcctgtcaagtttcctctgacctccacatgtactcgCCACCCCCCCCATACACAAATTAATAGTGTAATAACAAATAGGTTTTTTTAGAGCCAGGCAGTCATGGCgcatactcaggaggcagaggcagggggatctctgagtttgaggctaccttggtctacagagcgagttccagaacagccaggattacacagagaaaccttatctcagaaaaccaagtgtatgtgtttgtgtgtgtgtgtgtgtgtgtatgtgtattatatatacttgtgtgtatatatttatatattatatatgtatataaatgtatcaaatatataaatacatatacatatattcaccccatagaccaggctggcctcaaactcacagagatctgcctgtctcctgagtgctgggattaaaggcgtgtgctgccacaatttattttatatatatatataatttttttcctaaagaaaacaTGGGTTCCAGAAATTGTAGCACCTCATGTAGACCCATGAGGGCATAgaaaaccatcttttttttttctttttaatattagcctttttcttttattcagcttaaaaaatgtatttgcttttaatgcattggtgttttgcctacatgcatgtctgtgtgaggtgtcggatcctctggaactggagttacagacagttgtgagttgtcatgtgggcgCTGAGAATTgaggtcctctgggaagagcagcccgtgctctaaccactgagccctctctagCTCCATAGGAACTGGTATGTTTTGAGAGACAGATAGCTGGAGGCAGCAAATACAATCTAGACTAGGGGGAGATGCAGGTTGTTAGGGCTCTGTCCTTTTCTCCACATTGCTTTGGAAGTTTTTGCCTGCTCTCTTACGGAGGAAATCATCCAGACCCAAGTACAAGTGTCCAGATGGCTAGTGTGAAGGCAGCAGCTATCCTAGGGGAAGAATCGGCAGCCAGTGGCCATCAGTCTCCCAGATGCCAGGACTGCTGGATACTCTGAGGGAGACCActtccttcccccatcccctccgggacagggtgtctctgtgtgtagccctggctggcctcgaacgcagagatctatctgcctgccactgccttccaagtgctgggatgaaaggcatgcgccaccactgcccagccaagacTATCTccttttaaagtgatttttcctCTGAGGGTTTGATGACTCCTTACTAGAACATTTGCAGATGTTAGGAAAGCAAGTGGGAGTGAAAACTAATTCTGTAGTGCTAGGAGCCATACAGTCTGGCTCATCCCTCACACTTCTCTTCACCCCTCAAAGTCCAGGTAAGTGAACAGGTGGAGTTTGGTCTCCGCTTTCCTCACTGCGTTTGGCCAGCTAAAGCAGCGAGTAACTTCAGTTCAGTATGAGTTCCAAGCTTAGAAGCCCCAAACaacaaggatttatttatttgtcttgcCGTTTCCAAGGGTCAGGAATCTGGAAGTCGCTTAACTGGTGGCTTTGTCCCAGGGTTCTTTCTGAGGTTTCAGTTGACTTGTCAACCAGGACGCCTGACTTAGCTAATGGCTTCACTTGCATCATAGGGCTATTGGCAAATGGTTTCAGTTCTTAGTACCTGAGCCTTTTGGTGAGGTTCCTCATAATGTGGGACTCAGACAAGCAGATGAGATCGTGACCAAGACGCACGTTACAGGTTACAATGCCTGTTCAACTCTGAGAACCCAAAgaatgtgcagacacacatgcacacacagagtcttCACCTCATCATGTAGCAGGCaagctgctgggattacaggtctggaccaccacacccagcatttcgCAATGCTAGGGATTAACACACAATTTTAGGGATGATATGCagacattctaccaactgaattcactccaatatatatatattgtaagtacagaaaatgaaatgttagGACTAAGTCCTGATATAATAGTAGttaccaaaaatatttaaaacagattctcagagctggagagatagcttaatGGTTTAaaacaccggctgctcttccagaagacctgggttcaattcccagcacccacatggtagctcacaaccatctgtaactgtagtcccagggaatctgaccccctcttctggcctcctggaacACTAGGcatacacattatacacacaggcaaaacacccaaacacttaaatttaaaaaagaagcagaCCCTAACTGCCATTTTTTAAAGTccaagcaaggcatggtggcatacacttgtaattctagcatttaAGCAACACAATCAGATCCTGTCTACAAAATCGGTGGGGGTGAGTTggggtgagatggttcagtggataaaggcactt
Encoded here:
- the Tbc1d25 gene encoding TBC1 domain family member 25 isoform X1 gives rise to the protein MATTSPASDMAGSAAPPPVGGAQAAAAAEEEEREVVRVRVKKCENFLSPEFRSFAVDPQITSLDVLQHILIRAFDLNGKKNFGISYLARDRLGQEVFLALLSDWDLSTAFATASKPYLQLRVDIRPSEDSPLLEDWDIISPKDVIGSDVLLAEKRSSLTTAALPFTQSILSQVGRTLSKVQQVLSWSYGEDIKPFKPPLSDAEFHTYLNHEGQLSRPEELRLRIYHGGVEPSLRKVVWRYLLNVYPDGLTGRERMDYMKRKSREYEQLKSEWAQRVNPEDLEFIRSTVLKDVLRTDRAHPYYAGPEDGPHLRALHDLLTTYAVTHPQVSYCQGMSDLASPILAVMDHEGHAFVCFCGIMKRLAANFHPDGRAMATKFAHLKLLLRHADPDFYQYLQEAGADDLFFCYRWLLLELKREFAFDDALRMLEVTWSSLPPDPPEHEVELVGPPSQVADTGFGGHRGRPVRQRHMLRPAGGGGGAFEDAVVHLATSSQGPSGGGRLLRQASLDGLQQLRDNLGPRKDFLVQLAHPAALISSKSLSEPLLNSPDPLLSSSSRPDSPSSSSPPSTQEASPSGDVAVGSPLMQDTGSPREPGKSLPPPPPMGLPPPQEFGRGNPFMLFLCLAILLEHRDHIMRNGLDYNELAMHFDRLVRKHHLGRVLRRAKALFADYLQSEVWDSEEGAEATAPS
- the Tbc1d25 gene encoding TBC1 domain family member 25 isoform X2; amino-acid sequence: MVRRLLSSHFCPSTTLLPSPEGPTFYQFSVCPPDISRKKNFGISYLARDRLGQEVFLALLSDWDLSTAFATASKPYLQLRVDIRPSEDSPLLEDWDIISPKDVIGSDVLLAEKRSSLTTAALPFTQSILSQVGRTLSKVQQVLSWSYGEDIKPFKPPLSDAEFHTYLNHEGQLSRPEELRLRIYHGGVEPSLRKVVWRYLLNVYPDGLTGRERMDYMKRKSREYEQLKSEWAQRVNPEDLEFIRSTVLKDVLRTDRAHPYYAGPEDGPHLRALHDLLTTYAVTHPQVSYCQGMSDLASPILAVMDHEGHAFVCFCGIMKRLAANFHPDGRAMATKFAHLKLLLRHADPDFYQYLQEAGADDLFFCYRWLLLELKREFAFDDALRMLEVTWSSLPPDPPEHEVELVGPPSQVADTGFGGHRGRPVRQRHMLRPAGGGGGAFEDAVVHLATSSQGPSGGGRLLRQASLDGLQQLRDNLGPRKDFLVQLAHPAALISSKSLSEPLLNSPDPLLSSSSRPDSPSSSSPPSTQEASPSGDVAVGSPLMQDTGSPREPGKSLPPPPPMGLPPPQEFGRGNPFMLFLCLAILLEHRDHIMRNGLDYNELAMHFDRLVRKHHLGRVLRRAKALFADYLQSEVWDSEEGAEATAPS